From Panicum hallii strain FIL2 chromosome 2, PHallii_v3.1, whole genome shotgun sequence, a single genomic window includes:
- the LOC112881866 gene encoding L-ascorbate oxidase homolog, translating into MAGGNGACAAAGRLVLSLVGLLVVPLLVAGEDPYRFFTWTVTYGDIYPLGVKQQGILINNQFPGPQIEAVTNDNLIINVFNKLNEPFLLSWSGLQQRRNSFEDGVAGTTCPIPPGANFTYILQAKDQIGTYYYFPSLAFHKAAGGFGSIRVLSRPQIPVPFPPPAADYTALIGDWYRANHTDLRYVLDSGKALGFPDGLLINGRGPNGYTFTVQPGKTYRFRITNVGLATSLNIRFQGHTMKLVEVEGSHTMQTTYSSLDVHLGQSYSVLLTADQPGFDYAIVVSTRFTTRIISTTAVLHYANSAGKAPGPLPGGPTIQIDWSLNQARSIRWNLTASGPRPNPQGSYHYGLVPVTRTIRLANSAATINGKQRYAVNSVSYVNPDTPLKVADYYKIGGVFSVGTIADNPSYGGAYLQTSVMGANYRDYVEIVFENSEDEVQSWHIDGYAFWVVGMDGGKWSAASRQGYNLRDGVSRYTVQVYPRSWTAIYMPLDNVGMWNVRSESWARQYLGQQFYLRVWTPSTSLRDEFPIPKNALLCGRAAGRRTRPL; encoded by the exons ATGGCAGGCGGCAATGGCGCttgtgccgccgccggccgtctcGTCCTGTCCCTCGTCGGCCTGCTTGTCGTGCCGCTGCTCGTGGCCGGCGAGGACCCGTACCGGTTCTTCACGTGGACAGTGACCTACGGCGACATCTACCCGCTCGGCGTCAAGCAGCAG GGGATCCTGATCAACAACCAGTTCCCGGGGCCGCAGATCGAGGCGGTCACCAACGACAACCTCATCATCAACGTCTTCAACAAGCTCAACGAGCCGTTCCTCCTCTCCTG GAGCGGCCTCCAGCAGCGGCGGAACTCGTTCGAGGACGGCGTGGCCGGCACGACGTGCCCGATCCCGCCGGGCGCCAACTTCACCTACATCCTGCAGGCCAAGGACCAGATCGGCACCTACTACTACTTCCCCTCGCTCGCCTTCCACAAGGCCGCCGGCGGCTTCGGCAGCATCCGCGTCCTCAGCCGCCCCCAGATCCCCGTCCCattcccgccgcccgccgccgactACACCGCCCTCATCGGCGACTGGTACAGGGCCAACCACACC GACCTGAGGTACGTTCTTGACAGCGGCAAGGCGCTCGGCTTCCCTGACGGCCTGCTCATCAACGGCCGGGGCCCCAACGGCTACACCTTCACCGTCCAGCCCG GCAAGACGTACCGCTTCAGGATCACCAACGTGGGCCTGGCCACCTCCCTCAACATCCGGTTCCAGGGTCACACCATGAAGCTCGTCGAGGTGGAGGGCTCCCACACCATGCAGACCACCTACTCGTCCCTCGACGTGCACCTCGGCCAGTCCTACTCCGTGCTCCTCACCGCCGACCAGCCCGGCTTCGACTACGCCATCGTCGTCTCCACGCGCTTCACCACCAGGATCATCTCCACCACCGCCGTCCTGCACTACGCCAACTCCGCCGGCAAGGCGCCCGGGCCCCTCCCCGGAGGCCCCACCATCCAGATCGACTGGTCACTCAACCAGGCCCGCTCGATCAG GTGGAACCTGACGGCGAGCGGGCCGCGGCCGAACCCGCAGGGCTCGTACCACTACGGCCTGGTGCCGGTAACCCGGACCATCCGCCTGGCCAACTCGGCGGCGACCATCAACGGGAAGCAGAGGTACGCGGTGAACAGCGTGTCGTACGTGAACCCGGACACCCCGCTCAAGGTCGCCGACTACTACAAGATCGGCGGCGTCTTCTCGGTGGGCACCATCGCCGACAACCCGAGCTACGGCGGCGCCTACCTCCAGACGTCGGTCATGGGGGCCAACTACAGGGATTACGTCGAGATCGTCTTCGAGAACAGCGAGGACGAGGTGCAGTCGTGGCACATCGACGGCTACGCCTTCTGGGTCGTCGG AATGGATGGAGGAAAATGGTCGGCGGCGAGCAGGCAGGGCTACAACCTGAGGGATGGCGTCTCCCGGTACACTGTTCAG GTTTACCCCAGGTCATGGACGGCGATCTACATGCCCCTGGACAACGTGGGCATGTGGAACGTCCGGTCCGAGAGCTGGGCCAGGCAGTACCTGGGGCAGCAGTTCTACCTCCGCGTCTGGACGCCGTCGACGTCGTTGCGCGACGAGTTCCCGATCCCCAAGAACGCGCTCCTCTGCggccgggcggccggccgccggACCAGGCCGCTCTGa